GGGCTTGCCCGACCCGACGGTGTATCTGGACAACGGTCCGCTGCCGGCGAAGCCGTGAGCATTCCCGCCCCGCCTTCCTGTCTTTCTTTCCTCTTTCTTCTTTCTCTTTCCTCTTTCTCCCCGTTTGTCCCTGACGAAAGAGAACGATAAAGAGGAAAGAAGAAAGATTCCGGCAGGGGCATGGCTTTGGGCCGCGCGCGCCGCGCCGGCGAAAGATGAGTGTTGAGCCGCGCGCGCCGTGCGGTCAAAACACACCGCGAATGCGTCACCCTGCCATCGAAAAAATTCTCATCCTTCAGGATCGCGACGGCAACCGGCGCGGCCTCGAGATCCAGCTCGCAACCATCCCCGGCGAGATCGCCGCGGTGGAGCAAAAGATCGCCGCCGAGAAAAACGCCATCGAGGCGGCGCGCGGCACGCTCAGGGAACTGGAGACAAAACGCAAACTCCTCGAAGCCGAGATCGGCAGCGTCGGGGAGCAGCTTTCCCGCTACAAGACGCAGCAGAATGCCGTCCGCAAAAACGACGAATACCAGGCGCTCGGCCAGCAAATCGCCACCACCGAGGCCGCCATCGACGGCCTCGAGGAAAAGGAACTCGAAATCATGTTTGCCATCGACGAGGCGAAAAAAAAATTCGCCGAGGCCGAGGCCGCCCTGAAAGCCAACATCTCCGGACACGAGACGCGCATCGCCACGCTGCGCGAGCGCGAGACGAACCTCTCCGCCGAGCTTGCCGGCGTGAAGGAGCAGATCGCCGACGCCCGCGCCGAGGTGGATGTCCCGGCGTTGCGCGTGTATGACCGCGTGGCGGAGCGCACCTGGCCGGCCTGCTCGCCGATTCGCGGCGGCATTTGCAGCGGTTGCCACCTGCGCATTTCCGGCGAGGTGGAGTCCGATGTGCGCAAGGGCGACAAACTCGTCACCTGCGACCAATGCGGCCGCATCGTATGGTGGGAGTGATCCCTCAAAAATCGTTCTCGTTCTCTTATACCATTTCCGAGCCATTTTTACCCTTATCAAGGTAGGGCGAGGCGTCCCCGCCGAGCCGTTGACAACCTGCGGCTCGGCGGGGACGCCTCGCCCTACCCAAAAGGGGGATTTTCATTGGGAATTGGTATTACTCGTTCTCGAAACGTCTCGGATTTCAGAAAAGAAAACGAGAACGATTGGAAAACCGGATCACGGATACAGCCATTGCTCGCGCCACGCGCCGTCTTCGCCGCGTTGGAAGATGAAGCGCTGGTGATGGCGAAAGGGTTTCTGCCACCAGAATTCGATTGATTCCGGCTTTACGCGAAAGCCCGACCAGAACGGCGGGCGCGGCACGGCGCCGACCGGATATTTCAGCATCATCGCGGCCACGGCTTTTTCCAGCTCCCAGTAGCCCGCCATCGGCCGCGATTGCTTCGAGGCCCACGCGCCGAGCTGGCTGAGGCGCGCCCGGGTGGCAAAATACGCATCGGCCTCCTCGTCGGTCACCGGCTCGACATCGCCCTCGATGCGCACCTGGCGCTCGATGGCATGCCAGTGGAAGCAAAGCGCGGCCCGCGGCCGGGCGCGCAGATGGGCTGCCTTCGGGCTGCCCAGATTGGTGTAAAAAACAAAGCCGCGCGCATCGACCGCCTTGAGCAACACGATGCGCACGGCCGGACGGCCCGCATCGTCCACCGTGGCGACGGACATGGCGGTGGGATCGCCGACCTTGGAGCGGACGGCGTCGGCCATCCAGTCGTTGAAAAGCGCGATGGGATCGCGGCTGCTGGGTTCGTTGCTCATGGTGTTGACGGAAATTTCGCGTGGAAAATGAAGATCGGACAACAAAGCCGCAAACGCAGTGCAGGTCGAGGTTAACATGCGCCGCCCCACCTGCGCAAAACGGGGACCGCACCCGGATCGCATCCGAGTTTTGCCGGAGGGTTTGCGCTGTGGCGCATTGGTCCGGGCCGCATGGCGGAGGGCATTCGCCGGTATTGCCCGCGGACTGTTTCCATGACCGGGCGGGCGATGCCAAAGTCGGCTTGCCCATCCGGGTCGGGATGCATTTGTTGAAACCGCGCTTTTTGCGCGCTCTTCATGCCCCGGCCAACATTACAACAAATCGCGAACATCATCGGCGTGACCCGGGCCACGGTGTCGCTTGCGCTCCGCTCGCACCCCAGCATTCCAAAATCGACGCGGGAAAAGATTGTCGCATGCGCGGAAAAGATAGGCTACCGCCCGAACCCGCTTATATCCGCCCTGATGGTCGATTTGAGGAGCAGGAGCGCCTCCCGGCGTTGGTGCTCGCTTGCCTATGTCACACCGTTTCCGACGGCGACGATGGATATCCTTCCCGCGGCCCGGCGCTATTTCGAAGGCGCGAAAAAACGCGCCGGGGATCTCGGCTATGATCTTGTCTATTTTCATTATGGCGAAGGGGCGCTGACGGACGCGCGAATGGGAAAGATATTATATGCCAGAAACATATCCGGAGTGCTCCTGTCGCCCGGTCCGAAGGCGAATTATTCCATAACGCTTCCCTGGCAGCATATTTGCACGGCGACCCTGGGATACACACTCCAGACGCCGATGTTGAACCGGAGTGTGAACCACCAATTTCACACCATCACGATGGCGATCAGGAAGGCGCGCCACTATGGATACAAGAAGCTCGGGCTCCTGTTGAACGACGAGGATGATGAAAAGACGGAGCATTTGCTGATGGCGGGTTTTCTCGCCTATCAAGCCACGCTGGCGCCGGCGTCGCGCGTTCCCATACTCTACCGGGATTCCATTTCCAATACCGAGCTGAAAAGATGGCTTTCGAAATATAAACCGGACGCGCTCCTGGTGCTCAGGCCCTCGTGGGTGGAGCGGATTAAATCCGCGGGAATAAAGGTTCCCGGTGACATCGCACTGGCTCTTCTCGACCGTTCCGATGTGCATGGCGATGTCGCCGGAGTGGATCAGCGCCCCGATCTCGTGGGGGCCGCGGGAATCGACCTCGTCACGCAGGATCTGATTACGAGCAACTACGGCCTGCCTGCGGCGCCGAAGACAGTGCTCACCGAGGGGATATGGGTTGACGGCGCCACCCTGCCTCCCATCCACCAGGGCGACTAGGGCCTGTCCTGCTCACGGCTCATGCCGTTGGCGGACAGAAAAGGGGAACCATTGTTTTGAACAGAAGAAAATGAAGGGAACCAAGAGGACTATAATATGGAACGCATCCTTTGTTTTCTTCTGTTCAATAAAAACCAGTCAATAAATTAGGCAGGATTAATAATATTGGAATTTCAATATTCAATCATGTAAGTTCTGGGAGATCCTGTTTAAGACAAACCAGCAATTTGACATATAGTATTTCCTTTCAACCTTGGCCCAAATGGTAGGGCGAGGCGTCCCCGCCGAGCCGCGGCTCGGCCGGAGGCTTCGCCCTACCGGCGCTGCCGCGCCACTGTTAAATGAAAGCACTATAATACAGGATAATTACCTAAACCGGCGCAGGGTGGCGAGCACGGCCAGCGCGGCGAGGAAGTACAAGCCTGGCGCGCCGCCGCCACCACCGCTGTTGTTATTACTATCGGCGGGCGGGGGCGGCGGGGTTATGTCGGCGCTGGTGGCGGTGACGTGGAGGGTGCTCACCCGGGCGTCGGCGAAGCTTGCGGTGGGAAAGGTGATTTTGCGGATGAGGGCGTTGCCGGTGTCGGCGACGTAAAGGGCGGAGCCGTCGGGCGCCAGGATGATGGCGAAGGGGGTGTCGAAAAGGGTGTTGTTGGTGCCGGTGCCGTCGCTGAGGCCGGCGACGCCGGGGGTGCCGGCGAGGACAAGGGTTTCGCCGCCGGCGGCGCGAATACGGATGGTATGGTCGTCGGGGTTGGTATAATAAAAGTTATTGCCAGTGTCGGTGGCGGTGATTCCGACGGTCCCGGAGAGGAGCGCGGCGACGGTGAGGGCGGGGTTGGCGGCGAGAGGAGCGGTGGCCTGCGCGGCGGTTTCGGGCGCGGCGGCGGCGGCAGTGCCGCCGGCAGCAAGGGTGAGTTTATACAAGGCATCGGCGGCGAGGCCGGCGAGGCGAAGGACACCGGAGCCGCTGAGGGCGACCTCGCGCTCGGCGCTGACGAGAGAGGTGGCGCCGGCAAGGGTGAGGGTGCCGTTGATGGGGCCGAGCGTGCCGTGCCCACTGGTAGCGGATAACACGAGCCGTGCGCTGGCGTCGGCGACGTGGAGGGCGCCGGCGGTGTCGAACGCAAGGGCGACGGGTTGTTGGAAGGGCGGGGTGGAGACGGCGAGTTTGAGGCTGTTGCTATAAGCGATGCCGGCGGCGCTGGCGGCGAGATAGCGGTAGCGGTAATTGTTCAGGGCGGTGTCGGTGTTGTTTATATGGAGAATGGCGCCGCTGCCGGAGGTTGTGTAATTACTGCCGACAGCGTTGAGCCAGGTCTGGCCGTTGTCGGTGGAATATTGCCAGGTGAATTCGTTGATGGGGAGATCGCTGATGATGGCGGCGGCGGCAAGGCTGAGGGAGTGGCCGGCGGCGACGGTCTGGGTGTCGTTTAGCAATAACAATTCCTCGGGCGCACTGGCAAAGCGGTAGGCTTGCGGGGCGGCCGCCGCCCAGCCGGAGCAATGGACGGAAAGCTGCCCGGTAAAGGCGGCTCCGGCGGGAACGACCGCCGTGATGCTCGACGCGGAGTTGATCGTGACGGAGGCGGCAGGCGTGGCGTCGAACCACACCTCGGCGGGCGCGGCGAAATTCGAGCCGGTGATCTGTACGGTCTGTCCGGCGACCACGAGGTTTGGCGAGGATTCGCCGCCATTGAAAGCACTGGCAACCGGCTTTCGCGAGGCGGGCACGGCGATGGGGTTGGCCTCGTCGTAGGTGTCGGCGAATTTTATCTCGTCGAACAGCACGCGGGCCGGCTTGGAGGCGATGTCGTTGCTGTAAAGCCCCAACTGGCCGGAGAACAAATCGCGGTCCGGGTTCGTCGCGCCGCCGGGTGTCTGGGGATTGGGATAACCCCATTTTCCCGCGAAATCGAGCACGAGGTAATCATTGAGTTTCGGACTGGAGAACGACGGCAGGCCGCCTTCCGCCAGCCATGCCCTTGCCCTGCCAATATTCGGGTCGGAGCTGGGTTTTTGCCATATGACAAACGAATACCACACGCCGCGCTTGAGCGTCACCGTGCGGAAGTAGGTGGTGGATTGCAGGTCGTCGCTCGCCGTTTGCTGGGGGCTGTTCGCGTCGTCGCTGTCGCGGAATCCGAATGATATTTCCACCGTGTTTGCGCCCTGCGGCGCGGATTGTCCGGTTCTGGCCCTGGTGATGGTGATGGCGAAGGGCGGGCGTCCGCCGGTGCCGAGTTGAAACGCCTGGTATAAAATCGTCCAGCGCGAGTTTTCCACCGGCATGGTGTCCACCGCCGGTATATACAAGGCGAAGCCGACGTAGCGGCCGATGTCGCGCCGCTGGACGGCGGCGGGGTTCCAGTCGTGCTGGTTGCCGAAGCCGTTGTAGTGTGGCGCAAAGGCGATCATGACCTTGTCGGCGGCGTCCATGCTCTGGTTTTGCGCGTTTTTGTTGCCCGGGGGCGAGGAGCGTCCGGAACCGTTGGGATGCTGGAATGCCGGATAGCCGAACTGCAAATAACCGCCGCCTTTGAACGGGGCGATCGCGCCGGTTCCGCTCGCGATCACGGGCGCATCATAATCGCCGTCGGGGTTCACCACGAAGCCGAATTTATTGAGCGTGTTTTGCTCCACGCAGTTGACGCCGTTTGTCTGAGTGAGCGTGAAGGTCGGGAGCCAGTAGTCGCCTTGCGTATAACCGGAGGCGGCAACGGTTCCGGTCGCAGTGTATTTGGCGGAGCCGGTGGTGATGACGCCGCCGGACTCGCCATCAATATGATAATAAAGCGTGGCGCGGGCGAAGGGGGCGAGCGCGAAGAGGGCGCAGAGAAGCGTTGTTTTTATATTCATGGTGGTGCGCGGGGAGTTTCCGGAGCGGGTTTTATTCAAGCATGGGAATCCGGAAGATGTTTTATAATGTCCTCAAACTCGGCGGCGTCGGCGGGGGAGAGGTTGCCTTGCACCCAGATGGCGAGGCCGCGCGGATCGAGCTTGCGGGCGAGCTCCGCGGCCTCACGCAACGGGGCCATGACCAGCACCGGCTTGCCCGCCTCCTGCAAGCCGCGCAGCATGTCGAGCTTCGCGAGGGCGGAGGGCGTGCCCTCGCCGGGCGAGAATTGCACGGTTCGGACCCAGTCCTGCCGGCCAAGCGCCCCCGCATGACGCGCGGCTTGCGGGCCGTCGAGGTGGAAGCAGATGCGCGCGGCGTTCGAGGCCTGGCGGCGGAGCGAGGGCAGGCAGATTTCCTCGAAATCGTCGGGACCTATCAGCGCGTTGAAATCGCATGTGGGCACCACGTAGTCCTCGCCCGACCAGGGGCTCATCTGGTTTATATAACCCGCGCCGCGGCTGAGGATGGTGTCGATGACTTGTTCATACATGGGAGCCCAGGCGTCGGCGATTTGCAGGGCGGCGGTTTTCACGGCCTCGCGGGCGTCGTCCATGATGTCCATGCAGAGGAGCGAGGGGTCGCGCATGTTGGCGAGGACGTCCACCGCGCCGCCCATGTCGGGGAGGCAGACGAGGTAGCGCCCGCGCGCGTCATCGGCGGTGAGCGCGAGCAGGGAGAGGACGAGGCGGAACCATTTGTTTTCCGGATCGAAGCGGAAAACGGGCGGCGGGTCCCAGCTTGAGAGGTTCGGTGTGTTCCAGGCGGTTTGCTCCGACTCGGAGAGGTGGAGCGGCGTGCCGAGAAACGCGGCGGGGGCCTCGGGGCCTATGTCCACGCGCACGCGGGGGAGCAATTCGCCAATCCAGCGCGTGTTTGCGACCTGGGTGCGGAGGGCGTCCAGCCATTGTTGCGGCCTCTCTATGAACTTGAAACCGCGCCCCCAGTAGATGTCGGTGCGAGAGGACGTTGACGCCATCATGAGCGGGCGGGCGGCGCGAAAGTGCCACCAGTCTTCCCAGCGCGCGGCGATTTCGGGAAACCCAGGGCAGTATTCGAGCGGCTGGCTGGCGACGGCGGCGAGTTGGTCGCGCCAGCGGGAGTGGCGGGTGGTGTCCATGTGGTTTTGTTTTCCACCACAAAGGGCACAAAGGCTTGGATTATAATAATCGATTCCTGCTCCTTTGTGCCCTTCGTGTCTTTGTGGTGAGTTTAATGGTTCTATGAAATTCAATAAATTGGAGGATTCCTAGAATTTCCACATGAGGCCGGCGTTGGCGTCCAAGGCGCTTTTCAGGGCGGTGGAGCGTTCGTAGGCGAGACCGAGATAGGCTGTGAGACGGGCGGTCAGCGCGGCGTCGAAACCGAGGGCGGCGATGAAGCCGTCGGTCTCGGGTTTTTGCGCGCGGACGGTGAAGGGGCTGCCGCCGATGGAGGCGGAGATGTCGCGGGCGGAGTCCTCGAACTCGTGCCGCCACGCGAGGCTGAGGCGCGGGGTGTAGACGGTCTTTTTGCCAAAGGACCACGCGAGGTCGAAGCCGAGGCGTGTGGCGAACGACTTGCCCTCCATGTCGCCGACACGCAGCTGGGTATCCCACGCGGTGCGTTCATTGAAGGCGTCCGCCTCCCAACACATGTATTGCAGCGCGGCGTAGGGCGTGAATCGTGTCTTGCCGAGTGCGAGCGCATAACCGAGGCGCGCGCTGGCGAAATATTCGTTGGCATCCATGCTGGCACGGGGCATGGCGGGGTAGCCGGTCATGCCCGGGTGCCCGGGGATGTTGATGATGCGCGTCGCGTCGAGGGTTTCCACGCCACCGCCGGCGACGATGTCGGCGAAGGCGTTTCCGAAGGCGGCACGGCCATACACACCGGCGAGGTGCCGTGTGGCTTCGAGACGGTCGTCCAGATCGTCATCCGTGATCGAAAGGAACAGGCCGAGTGTCACCCGCTCGCCGAAGGTCCGGTCAACGCCGGCTTGCGCCCCATAGCTGTGGGAATTGGCGGAACGGATGTCTGCGTCGCCGGCGAACGAGGCGCTGCGGACGACCAGTTCCGTCCAGAGGCTCCATTTATTCTTGGGCCCGTCGGTCGAAGCGAGGCGACCCTCGATGGAGCGCACGCCGGCGTCAACGGAGTGCAGCGCCTGCGCGAAGTAGCGTTCATAGACCTGTGGCGAGAGAGCGTTGAGCGTGGCGAGGACCTCGCCCTCGGTCTGAAGCGAGTTGAGCGCGCCGGTGAGGGAGTAGGCGGAGCCGCTGGCGAGCAGGGTGTCAACGGCGGCGCCGACGGCGCGCTGGTTTGCGGTGAGGCCGGGAAGGGCGTCGGCGCTAGCGTAGGAGAGCTGGGTGAAACTGAGGCGGACATCGGTGGCGCCATAGAGGACCTCGAAGAGGAGCATCTGGGAGGCGCGGCCCCAGTTGCCGGACATGCCGGCAAACGGGCCGGAGAGGGTGCCGGTGGCGTTGAGGGTGTCGAAGGTGCCGGTGATGCTGGCGGCGCGGAGGATGGTGTACCATGAGCCGGGACCGGGGGCGAAGCCGGGGGTGTTTTGGACGAGGAGTTCGCCGGCGAGGGAAGCGTTACCGTTGACGAGAAGCGCGCCGAGGGAGTTGGGAACGCCAAGGGTCACGGCGAACGTGCCGCTGGCGGTCTGGGTGTAGTCGCCCTGGATGGTGAGAGCCGGGGGTGTGACGGCGGCGGGGGCGAGGATGCCGTTGTTCACAAGGTTGCCGCGGACGGTGCCGGCGCCTTCGAGGCGGGCGCCGGGGAAGATGGTGGCGGCGCTGATGCTGCCGCCATCGGTCAGGCGGGTGGTGCCGGCTTTCAGGCGGGTGGCGCCGGTGTAGGTGTTGTTGCCGGCAAGGACGAGGGTGCCGAGGTCGGTTTTGTCGAGGCCGCCGGCGCCGGTGATTTCGGCGGTGACGGTGGCGGTCATGGCGGCCCCGGCCCCGGTGCCGTCGCCGACGCGAATGATGCTGGGGTCGGTGGTGGCGACGATGACGTTGCCGGCGAGAGTGTAGCCGTCGCTGGCGAACTGGGCGCCGTTGAAGGCGACTGCATCCGAGCCGCTGCCGGCGTTGATGGTGACGGTGCCGCTGGCACCGCGGAAGATGGCGAAGCTGCCACCCCAGGGGCGCGTCGTGGCGGAGCCGGAGTCGGTCCAGTTGGCGGTGGTGGCGTCCCAGATACCGTTGCCGCCGGTCCAGAAGTCGGCGGTGCCGTAGAGGAGGTTCACCTGGCCGGCGGCGGCGGTGTCGAGGGTGAGGAGCGACTCGGCGCCATAGGCGGGGGCGGGGAGGGTGCCGAGTTCGAGACCACGGTCGTCAAGGACGCCTGTGTATTCGAAGATGCGATACAAGCCGGGGCCCATGCCGCCGGCGTCGGTGATGTGCAGGGTGCCGTCGAGGACGAGGTCGCCATTGACGCGGAAGAGGGTGGTGGCGCCGGCGGCGCTTTGGGCGGGGGAGCCGAGGGCGACGTTGACGATGGCGCCCTCGGCGAGCGTGAGGTTTCCGGTGGTGAAGGTCGCGCCGGAAGCGCCGAGGAGCACACCGCCGTTTTCGACAGCGACAGCGCCGGCGATGCGACCGGAGCCACCAAGGGCGCCGCCTTCGAAGACGAGGTAGCCGCCGCCGGCAGGGGCGGCGTGGGTGCCGTCAACAAGCAGCGTGCCGAGGCGGATAGTGGTGGCGCCGGCGTGGGTGTTGTTGCCGGCGAGGACGAGGGTGCCGTAGTCGTTTTTCTCGATGCCGCCGGAGCCGGCGATGGCCGAGGCAATGGTGGCGCTGAAGGCGGCGCTGGCGGGGGTGCCGTCGCCCACGCGGATGGTGAGGGTGGCGCCGCCGGCAGTGGTGAGGGTGCCGCCGGTGACGAGCCAGCCGTCGGTGGCGAATTGCATGCCGAGGGGAGTGATGGGGCCGGCGGCGTTGTCCACAGTGACGGTGGCGGGCGCGCCGGCGAAGAGGGCAAAGCCGGTGGCGGTATCGGCGCCTTGGCCGAGGAGCCAGGGGGCGGTGCCAGTGGCGCTCCAGGTGCCGTTGCCGGTGTTCCAGAGGTTGGCGGCTTGGTAGATGAGGTTGACCTGGCCGGCGGTGGCGGTGTTGAGGCTGAGGAGGGCGGAGGGGATGCCGAGAATGGAGCCGAACTCCACGCCGTTGTCGGTGAGGCCGCCGGTGTAGTTGATGATCCGATACAGGCCGGCGCCGAAGCCGCCGATGTCGGTGATGTTGAGGATGCCGTCGAGGGTGAGGTCGCCGTTGACTTGGAGGAGGGCGTCCACGGAGGGCGCGCCGAGAGCGA
This genomic stretch from Termitidicoccus mucosus harbors:
- a CDS encoding zinc ribbon domain-containing protein, with product MRHPAIEKILILQDRDGNRRGLEIQLATIPGEIAAVEQKIAAEKNAIEAARGTLRELETKRKLLEAEIGSVGEQLSRYKTQQNAVRKNDEYQALGQQIATTEAAIDGLEEKELEIMFAIDEAKKKFAEAEAALKANISGHETRIATLRERETNLSAELAGVKEQIADARAEVDVPALRVYDRVAERTWPACSPIRGGICSGCHLRISGEVESDVRKGDKLVTCDQCGRIVWWE
- a CDS encoding LacI family DNA-binding transcriptional regulator, which translates into the protein MPRPTLQQIANIIGVTRATVSLALRSHPSIPKSTREKIVACAEKIGYRPNPLISALMVDLRSRSASRRWCSLAYVTPFPTATMDILPAARRYFEGAKKRAGDLGYDLVYFHYGEGALTDARMGKILYARNISGVLLSPGPKANYSITLPWQHICTATLGYTLQTPMLNRSVNHQFHTITMAIRKARHYGYKKLGLLLNDEDDEKTEHLLMAGFLAYQATLAPASRVPILYRDSISNTELKRWLSKYKPDALLVLRPSWVERIKSAGIKVPGDIALALLDRSDVHGDVAGVDQRPDLVGAAGIDLVTQDLITSNYGLPAAPKTVLTEGIWVDGATLPPIHQGD
- a CDS encoding heparin lyase I family protein, whose amino-acid sequence is MNIKTTLLCALFALAPFARATLYYHIDGESGGVITTGSAKYTATGTVAASGYTQGDYWLPTFTLTQTNGVNCVEQNTLNKFGFVVNPDGDYDAPVIASGTGAIAPFKGGGYLQFGYPAFQHPNGSGRSSPPGNKNAQNQSMDAADKVMIAFAPHYNGFGNQHDWNPAAVQRRDIGRYVGFALYIPAVDTMPVENSRWTILYQAFQLGTGGRPPFAITITRARTGQSAPQGANTVEISFGFRDSDDANSPQQTASDDLQSTTYFRTVTLKRGVWYSFVIWQKPSSDPNIGRARAWLAEGGLPSFSSPKLNDYLVLDFAGKWGYPNPQTPGGATNPDRDLFSGQLGLYSNDIASKPARVLFDEIKFADTYDEANPIAVPASRKPVASAFNGGESSPNLVVAGQTVQITGSNFAAPAEVWFDATPAASVTINSASSITAVVPAGAAFTGQLSVHCSGWAAAAPQAYRFASAPEELLLLNDTQTVAAGHSLSLAAAAIISDLPINEFTWQYSTDNGQTWLNAVGSNYTTSGSGAILHINNTDTALNNYRYRYLAASAAGIAYSNSLKLAVSTPPFQQPVALAFDTAGALHVADASARLVLSATSGHGTLGPINGTLTLAGATSLVSAEREVALSGSGVLRLAGLAADALYKLTLAAGGTAAAAAPETAAQATAPLAANPALTVAALLSGTVGITATDTGNNFYYTNPDDHTIRIRAAGGETLVLAGTPGVAGLSDGTGTNNTLFDTPFAIILAPDGSALYVADTGNALIRKITFPTASFADARVSTLHVTATSADITPPPPPADSNNNSGGGGGAPGLYFLAALAVLATLRRFR
- the pdxH gene encoding pyridoxamine 5'-phosphate oxidase; protein product: MLTSTCTAFAALLSDLHFPREISVNTMSNEPSSRDPIALFNDWMADAVRSKVGDPTAMSVATVDDAGRPAVRIVLLKAVDARGFVFYTNLGSPKAAHLRARPRAALCFHWHAIERQVRIEGDVEPVTDEEADAYFATRARLSQLGAWASKQSRPMAGYWELEKAVAAMMLKYPVGAVPRPPFWSGFRVKPESIEFWWQKPFRHHQRFIFQRGEDGAWREQWLYP
- a CDS encoding autotransporter domain-containing protein, whose product is MKTAPMSAAPVARASRRAGFLKNAAALFAALACLALAPRAGAQSGTITLTGGDPNAQTSWNTGTRWSDGLTPHADADYLVDSLTGFVMRSPQATPEISTFGGRSLTLRNNPAVAYTDWASNASRNAGPLAIKSGAGSILTINDLRLESYGSQAMIKHDFASAGAFTLAGNITLVTGTSRILLLAGSPQVTFVIKSNISGSGGLWLDNFDGASATNLFVLAGNNTYTGVTWLTGGTSFATNVALRLDSDAALGNTSGVKLDSSGASIDLNGHSVNLGALSGTFAASRITNRAAGTTGTATITVVSGTTLYAGILNNAPGALAVTKAGSGTLVLNGTSNTWSGDTRIDGGLLLVHGNAGSNPASAVTIANGAALGGTGTVGGIVTLQNGGVLRGAAGSTLTIGGLAFAGATGALDVTLGAPSATPLFQVNGNVALGGLVHIADATLAPGSYALAGYTGALTPGAGLAIGSVSAGIDKLILSVDTATAGKINLYYGDADYWTGGAGTWDAAAQNWTDYTATGSHAWRAGVLAQFRGPAATVTVGDTVSSAGLVFATDGWQLAGGTIALASPTSIIRVGDATAAAATFSTTIASAITGAGGIEKTDLGTLVLAGDNTYTGATIVREGALVLNGSHSAAAALIVKTGARLSGTGATSAIATIENGGILAATAGPAPLTLGGLVLSASSHLNLALGAPSVDALLQVNGDLTLDGILNITDIGGFGAGLYRIINYTGGLTDNGVEFGSILGIPSALLSLNTATAGQVNLIYQAANLWNTGNGTWSATGTAPWLLGQGADTATGFALFAGAPATVTVDNAAGPITPLGMQFATDGWLVTGGTLTTAGGATLTIRVGDGTPASAAFSATIASAIAGSGGIEKNDYGTLVLAGNNTHAGATTIRLGTLLVDGTHAAPAGGGYLVFEGGALGGSGRIAGAVAVENGGVLLGASGATFTTGNLTLAEGAIVNVALGSPAQSAAGATTLFRVNGDLVLDGTLHITDAGGMGPGLYRIFEYTGVLDDRGLELGTLPAPAYGAESLLTLDTAAAGQVNLLYGTADFWTGGNGIWDATTANWTDSGSATTRPWGGSFAIFRGASGTVTINAGSGSDAVAFNGAQFASDGYTLAGNVIVATTDPSIIRVGDGTGAGAAMTATVTAEITGAGGLDKTDLGTLVLAGNNTYTGATRLKAGTTRLTDGGSISAATIFPGARLEGAGTVRGNLVNNGILAPAAVTPPALTIQGDYTQTASGTFAVTLGVPNSLGALLVNGNASLAGELLVQNTPGFAPGPGSWYTILRAASITGTFDTLNATGTLSGPFAGMSGNWGRASQMLLFEVLYGATDVRLSFTQLSYASADALPGLTANQRAVGAAVDTLLASGSAYSLTGALNSLQTEGEVLATLNALSPQVYERYFAQALHSVDAGVRSIEGRLASTDGPKNKWSLWTELVVRSASFAGDADIRSANSHSYGAQAGVDRTFGERVTLGLFLSITDDDLDDRLEATRHLAGVYGRAAFGNAFADIVAGGGVETLDATRIINIPGHPGMTGYPAMPRASMDANEYFASARLGYALALGKTRFTPYAALQYMCWEADAFNERTAWDTQLRVGDMEGKSFATRLGFDLAWSFGKKTVYTPRLSLAWRHEFEDSARDISASIGGSPFTVRAQKPETDGFIAALGFDAALTARLTAYLGLAYERSTALKSALDANAGLMWKF